One genomic region from Bacillota bacterium encodes:
- a CDS encoding DUF1559 domain-containing protein — protein MKRNHGFTLIELLVVIAIIAILAAILFPVFSQAREKARQASCLSNMKQIGLAMMMYLQDYDYTSMRDTFWTFDRPGYCWNGMLQPYVKNTSIFKCPSHGLPANALDWDNTQNYDPWLEYRGKSYGISVYGIVQCTVTPDGTWNTETLKYPSERIAFYEVKANDGSGWGDNAWWVYQSGQPDGGPEGQRLAFRHNDGMNTIHMDGHAKYYTKQFLQNLMDITKTPRQRGPGESQYLFYRMIYYPWSPDMSPQQ, from the coding sequence ATGAAACGCAATCACGGCTTCACCCTGATTGAGCTGCTGGTGGTTATCGCGATTATCGCGATACTGGCAGCGATTCTGTTCCCGGTGTTCTCACAAGCCCGGGAAAAGGCAAGGCAGGCTTCGTGCCTGTCCAACATGAAGCAGATTGGTCTCGCGATGATGATGTATCTGCAGGACTATGACTATACATCGATGCGAGACACTTTCTGGACGTTCGACCGTCCTGGCTACTGCTGGAACGGGATGCTACAACCCTACGTGAAGAACACAAGCATCTTCAAGTGCCCCAGCCACGGCTTGCCCGCCAACGCGCTGGACTGGGACAACACCCAGAACTATGACCCCTGGCTGGAGTATCGCGGCAAGTCCTACGGAATCAGCGTCTACGGCATCGTACAGTGCACGGTGACGCCGGACGGCACCTGGAACACCGAGACGCTGAAGTATCCGTCAGAGCGCATCGCCTTCTACGAGGTGAAAGCCAACGACGGTTCCGGCTGGGGCGATAACGCCTGGTGGGTGTATCAAAGTGGACAGCCAGACGGTGGGCCCGAGGGACAGCGTCTCGCCTTCCGACATAACGACGGAATGAACACCATCCACATGGACGGACACGCAAAGTACTACACGAAGCAGTTCCTGCAGAACCTGATGGACATCACCAAGACGCCTCGCCAGCGTGGTCCAGGCGAGAGCCAGTACCTGTTCTACCGGATGATTTACTATCCGTGGAGCCCGGACATGAGCCCGCAGCAGTAA
- a CDS encoding LacI family transcriptional regulator, whose protein sequence is MRVTIKDIASRLNLSTATVSKVLSGRGGAFISEATRQKVLETAREMGYRPNRVARALVTGKTDIVSLWAETLAPYHTEVVNLLMDQMRPHGFELIITDMVKHPDWRAYCEKFPQWHVDGIIALDSPRCVRVYREANPLVRTPLVSMGAYYVEEGDFVGVDLYSGAMEAVQHLLQVGCRRPAYLVCEYGNHVGDARYDAYAQVMRQAGLEPLVIVAEHSSRPSARDRMLEYLDEHPCPDGLFCFNDEMAIGAYRAMCERGIRVPDDVAIVGCDGITDTEYLERRLSTVVQPVREMCRLGWEFLFRRMENPSVAPQQVLLKAHLVVRDSSRRG, encoded by the coding sequence ATGCGAGTCACGATTAAAGACATCGCGAGCCGGTTGAATCTGTCTACCGCGACAGTGTCCAAAGTGCTGAGCGGGCGAGGCGGTGCGTTTATCTCGGAGGCAACACGGCAAAAGGTGCTGGAGACGGCGAGAGAGATGGGCTATCGCCCCAACCGGGTGGCACGTGCGCTGGTGACGGGAAAAACCGACATCGTCTCGCTGTGGGCGGAGACGCTGGCGCCTTACCACACGGAGGTGGTGAACCTGCTGATGGACCAGATGCGCCCGCACGGTTTCGAGCTTATCATCACCGATATGGTCAAGCATCCCGACTGGCGCGCGTACTGCGAGAAGTTCCCGCAGTGGCACGTGGATGGCATCATCGCGCTGGACTCGCCGCGCTGCGTCAGGGTGTATCGCGAGGCAAACCCGCTGGTGCGCACCCCGCTGGTCAGCATGGGTGCGTACTATGTGGAAGAGGGCGATTTCGTGGGCGTAGACCTGTACTCGGGGGCGATGGAGGCGGTACAGCACCTGCTGCAAGTGGGGTGTCGCCGTCCTGCCTATCTGGTGTGCGAGTACGGCAACCATGTCGGAGACGCCCGCTATGATGCTTACGCGCAGGTCATGCGGCAGGCGGGTCTGGAGCCGCTGGTCATCGTGGCGGAACACTCCTCGCGTCCCTCTGCCCGAGACCGGATGCTGGAGTATCTGGACGAGCATCCCTGCCCCGATGGTCTGTTCTGTTTCAACGATGAGATGGCGATTGGCGCGTACCGTGCGATGTGCGAGCGGGGCATTCGGGTGCCGGATGATGTGGCGATTGTGGGATGTGACGGAATCACCGACACCGAGTATCTGGAGCGACGGCTCAGCACCGTGGTGCAACCGGTACGGGAGATGTGTCGGCTGGGATGGGAGTTCCTGTTCCGGCGCATGGAAAACCCCTCTGTGGCGCCGCAGCAGGTCTTGCTGAAGGCACATCTGGTGGTGCGCGATTCCTCGCGGAGGGGTTGA
- a CDS encoding GntR family transcriptional regulator, producing the protein MIPLHLNPHLRTPLYVQIVEQVESAVSAGQLTPGTPLWSARAIARHYGISYQTAERALTLLAQRGVVERTRRGTVIAASRPKQPVQQHLVALIYTWQIPGARPSYSVGEMRMLHAAAEECARHLWGSLLLHFPDKGASASYLQEWERHHRFDAALVFGPLHDEGLLWMQRRGYPVVVVDAEPEVPIPRVVQANREGMGQAVRELIRLGHRRIGFLTGHYMPHYAQRFEGYMDALQEAGITPEASWVMQHGQPRPRVQDALRRLLEVRPPLTAIVGASDILLAFAYPAITEMSVRVPEELSLIGFDDEPFCTTMQPPLSSVRVDLEQLARTGVRLLMDMMDGKPVPHRVEIPAQVVLRDSCAPPFSHNTFTSQHQKEGSP; encoded by the coding sequence GTGATACCGTTACACCTGAACCCACATCTGCGCACTCCGCTCTACGTGCAAATCGTGGAGCAGGTCGAGTCGGCGGTTAGCGCCGGGCAGTTGACACCAGGTACTCCGCTGTGGTCTGCCCGCGCGATTGCCCGGCACTATGGCATCAGCTACCAGACCGCCGAACGCGCGTTGACCCTTTTGGCGCAGCGTGGGGTGGTGGAACGGACGCGACGCGGCACTGTCATTGCAGCCAGCCGTCCAAAACAGCCGGTGCAGCAACATCTGGTTGCCCTGATCTATACCTGGCAGATACCGGGTGCGCGTCCTTCCTATTCGGTTGGGGAGATGCGCATGTTGCACGCGGCGGCGGAAGAGTGCGCCCGGCATCTGTGGGGAAGCCTGCTGCTCCATTTCCCCGATAAAGGCGCCTCTGCCAGCTACCTGCAGGAGTGGGAGCGACATCATCGTTTTGACGCCGCCCTTGTGTTTGGTCCCCTGCACGACGAAGGCTTGCTCTGGATGCAGCGACGTGGCTACCCAGTTGTTGTGGTCGACGCCGAGCCCGAGGTTCCTATCCCGCGTGTCGTACAGGCAAACCGCGAAGGCATGGGACAGGCAGTCCGCGAGCTGATTCGACTGGGACACCGGCGTATCGGTTTCCTGACCGGACACTACATGCCTCATTACGCACAGCGGTTCGAGGGCTACATGGATGCGCTGCAGGAAGCAGGCATCACCCCCGAGGCAAGCTGGGTGATGCAGCATGGCCAGCCTCGTCCGAGGGTGCAGGACGCCCTGCGGCGGCTGCTGGAAGTACGTCCCCCCTTGACGGCTATCGTGGGAGCGTCGGACATCCTGTTAGCGTTCGCCTATCCCGCGATTACGGAGATGAGCGTTCGGGTGCCGGAAGAGCTCTCGCTCATCGGCTTCGATGACGAGCCTTTCTGCACCACCATGCAGCCGCCCCTTTCGTCCGTGCGGGTGGATTTGGAGCAGCTGGCGCGTACCGGTGTGCGCCTGCTGATGGACATGATGGACGGCAAACCGGTGCCGCACCGGGTCGAGATACCCGCCCAGGTGGTGCTGCGCGACTCGTGCGCACCACCCTTTTCGCACAACACTTTCACATCTCAACACCAAAAGGAGGGTTCACCATGA